A genomic stretch from Desulfolutivibrio sulfodismutans DSM 3696 includes:
- a CDS encoding 4Fe-4S binding protein: MSKQAIMAWEDLALGAAILKPGNAKELRTGDWRSMKPKLDEEKCIKCALCAMYCPEFCISVNAEGFYHPDFYFCKGCGVCANECPKEAITMVKEGE, translated from the coding sequence ATGTCCAAGCAAGCGATCATGGCCTGGGAGGACTTGGCGCTGGGAGCGGCTATTTTGAAGCCGGGCAACGCCAAGGAACTCAGGACCGGGGACTGGCGGAGCATGAAGCCCAAACTGGATGAGGAAAAGTGCATCAAGTGCGCGCTGTGCGCCATGTACTGTCCCGAGTTCTGCATCAGCGTAAATGCTGAGGGCTTTTATCATCCGGATTTCTATTTTTGCAAGGGATGCGGAGTCTGCGCCAATGAATGTCCCAAGGAAGCCATCACGATGGTCAAGGAGGGCGAGTAA
- the porA gene encoding pyruvate ferredoxin oxidoreductase yields MGKRVGLEVSLAVAEAVKLANVDVVSAYPITPQTHIVEELSIYVANGELDAEFIPVESEHSAMSAALGAATAGARVYTATASQGLALMHEILFIVSGMRMPLVMTVANRALSAPISIWNDHGDIMAERDIGWVQIFAENGQEALDLTLCAFKIAEDKRVLLPMIVNIDGFTLSHVIEPVIIPDHAEVDAFLPPYTPVLRLDTENPVTFGPVGVPEMYTEARKQLEQAIIGSKPVVEEVLDGFGAAFDRHYKLVEQNGKPGAKTRFVTMGSLGETCMTAVDELVAEGQDAGQTRIRLWRPFPEEEFLAACAGAERLVVIDRALSPGAVCGPVASELKSLFYGRPDAPEIVNLVAGLGGRDVTVREFKEMFAMAVSGKLSGNYTMWGVESHAS; encoded by the coding sequence ATGGGCAAGCGCGTCGGACTTGAAGTGTCCCTGGCCGTGGCCGAAGCGGTGAAACTTGCCAATGTGGATGTCGTATCCGCCTATCCGATCACTCCTCAGACGCATATAGTGGAAGAGCTTTCCATATACGTAGCCAACGGCGAACTGGACGCGGAGTTCATCCCCGTGGAGTCCGAGCATTCGGCCATGAGCGCGGCTCTGGGCGCGGCCACCGCCGGGGCCCGGGTGTATACCGCCACGGCCTCCCAGGGCCTGGCGCTCATGCATGAGATCCTGTTCATCGTCTCGGGCATGCGCATGCCCCTGGTGATGACCGTGGCCAACCGGGCCTTGTCCGCGCCCATCAGCATCTGGAACGACCACGGCGACATCATGGCCGAGCGCGACATCGGCTGGGTGCAGATCTTTGCGGAAAACGGCCAGGAGGCCCTGGACCTGACCTTGTGCGCCTTCAAGATCGCCGAGGACAAGCGGGTGCTTTTGCCGATGATCGTCAACATCGACGGCTTCACCCTAAGCCACGTCATCGAGCCGGTGATCATCCCGGACCATGCCGAGGTGGACGCCTTTTTGCCGCCGTATACGCCGGTGCTCAGGCTGGACACGGAAAATCCCGTGACCTTTGGGCCGGTGGGCGTGCCTGAAATGTATACCGAGGCCCGCAAGCAGCTGGAGCAGGCCATCATCGGGTCGAAACCCGTGGTGGAAGAGGTGCTGGACGGATTCGGCGCGGCCTTCGACCGCCACTACAAGCTGGTGGAGCAAAACGGCAAGCCCGGGGCCAAGACCCGGTTTGTGACCATGGGGTCTTTGGGCGAGACGTGCATGACGGCGGTGGACGAGCTTGTGGCCGAGGGCCAGGATGCGGGGCAGACGCGCATCCGGCTGTGGCGGCCGTTCCCGGAGGAGGAGTTCCTGGCGGCCTGCGCCGGGGCCGAAAGGCTGGTGGTCATCGACCGGGCCCTGTCGCCCGGCGCGGTGTGCGGGCCGGTGGCCTCGGAGCTCAAAAGCCTTTTCTACGGACGCCCGGACGCTCCCGAGATCGTCAACCTCGTCGCGGGCCTGGGCGGACGCGACGTGACCGTCCGGGAATTCAAGGAAATGTTCGCCATGGCCGTTTCCGGAAAGCTTTCCGGCAACTATACGATGTGGGGGGTGGAAAGCCATGCTTCGTGA
- the porB gene encoding pyruvate synthase subunit PorB, with product MLRDVDLSGYEKITAKNIPWEKFITSGHRACQGCAEVLAMGMVMKAAGPETIVCNATGCMEIITSPFPQSAWSVPWLHVAFENVAAVASGVESANRALERKGKLKKRPKVIAFAGDGGTADIGMQALSGALERGHDFVYVCLDNEAYMNTGIQRSSSTPYGAMTTTSPPGRKSIGQHTWKKNMAMIAAAHEIPYVATASPAYHLDLMNKVRKALTVEGPAYLHIFATCPTGWRSDPAKSVELCRLAVQSKVFPLYEVVGGRYIITQKVKKPKPVTEYFKLQRRFRHLTPDSVEYIQKRVEEEYARLEAFEKATAPLEEVSEPSTES from the coding sequence ATGCTTCGTGACGTCGACTTAAGCGGCTATGAGAAAATCACCGCCAAGAATATTCCCTGGGAGAAGTTCATCACCTCCGGGCACCGGGCCTGCCAGGGCTGCGCCGAGGTGTTGGCCATGGGCATGGTGATGAAGGCGGCCGGTCCCGAGACCATCGTGTGCAACGCCACGGGCTGCATGGAGATCATCACCTCGCCTTTTCCCCAGTCGGCCTGGTCGGTGCCCTGGCTGCATGTGGCCTTCGAGAACGTGGCGGCCGTGGCCTCGGGCGTGGAGTCGGCCAACCGGGCGCTTGAGCGCAAGGGGAAGCTGAAAAAGCGGCCCAAGGTCATTGCCTTTGCGGGCGACGGCGGCACGGCGGACATCGGGATGCAGGCCTTGTCCGGGGCGCTCGAGCGCGGACACGACTTCGTCTACGTGTGCCTGGACAACGAGGCCTACATGAATACCGGCATCCAGCGGTCGAGCTCCACGCCGTATGGGGCCATGACCACCACCTCGCCTCCGGGACGCAAAAGCATCGGCCAGCACACCTGGAAAAAGAACATGGCCATGATCGCCGCGGCCCATGAGATTCCGTATGTGGCCACGGCCAGCCCGGCCTACCATCTGGACCTGATGAACAAGGTGCGCAAGGCCCTGACCGTGGAAGGCCCGGCGTACCTGCACATCTTCGCCACCTGTCCCACGGGTTGGCGCAGCGACCCGGCCAAGAGCGTGGAACTGTGCCGCCTGGCGGTGCAGTCCAAGGTGTTTCCGCTCTATGAAGTGGTCGGCGGCCGCTACATCATCACCCAGAAGGTGAAAAAGCCCAAGCCGGTGACGGAGTATTTCAAGTTGCAACGGCGCTTCCGGCACCTGACGCCGGATTCGGTGGAATACATCCAAAAGCGCGTGGAAGAGGAATATGCCCGCCTGGAGGCCTTCGAAAAGGCCACCGCCCCCCTGGAAGAGGTGTCCGAGCCGTCCACGGAGTCCTAG
- a CDS encoding ABC transporter ATP-binding protein, which produces MRDGAAEKALRGIARNPGEAACSEGVKLSVRGISHVYASPSGTATVSLQSVDLDIRDQEFVAIVGPSGCGKSTLLNIMSGLIGPNAGDVFLDGCRLLGVTQRIGYMSQADTLMPWRNTLENVELSLEIRGMPKAERRERARHLIHKAGLSGFEKSYPHELSGGMKKRVVIIRILAADSEVLFMDEPFGALDVFTKEMLQDEILKVWQETKKTIVFVTHDLAEAITLSDRVVLLTARPSTVKNEYDIPIPRPRSALETRFQPEFVALQKLIWNDLREEVVKTKGGQDA; this is translated from the coding sequence ATGCGAGATGGTGCCGCCGAGAAGGCGCTTCGAGGGATAGCAAGAAATCCAGGCGAAGCTGCGTGCTCTGAGGGCGTCAAGTTGTCGGTTCGGGGGATAAGCCATGTGTACGCATCCCCGTCAGGGACCGCCACGGTTTCCCTGCAATCCGTTGATCTCGATATCCGTGATCAGGAATTCGTCGCCATTGTAGGGCCGAGCGGATGCGGCAAGAGCACGCTCCTCAACATCATGTCGGGTTTGATAGGGCCCAATGCGGGGGACGTCTTCCTTGACGGATGTCGGCTTCTCGGCGTGACCCAGCGCATCGGGTACATGTCCCAGGCTGATACCCTGATGCCATGGAGGAACACTCTCGAGAATGTCGAACTGTCCTTGGAGATCCGTGGAATGCCCAAGGCAGAGCGCCGTGAGCGGGCCAGACATCTGATCCATAAAGCCGGTTTGAGCGGTTTTGAGAAGAGCTATCCCCATGAACTCTCGGGGGGCATGAAGAAACGGGTCGTGATCATCCGCATCCTGGCGGCGGATTCGGAAGTGTTATTCATGGATGAGCCGTTTGGCGCCCTCGATGTCTTTACCAAAGAGATGCTTCAGGACGAGATACTGAAGGTCTGGCAGGAAACGAAAAAAACCATTGTCTTTGTCACCCATGACCTTGCGGAGGCGATCACCCTTTCCGATCGCGTCGTGCTTCTGACGGCGAGGCCGTCTACGGTCAAAAACGAATACGATATCCCCATTCCCCGTCCCAGGTCGGCCCTTGAAACACGGTTTCAGCCCGAATTCGTCGCATTGCAGAAACTCATCTGGAATGATTTGCGGGAGGAGGTCGTAAAGACCAAGGGCGGCCAGGATGCTTAG
- a CDS encoding ABC transporter permease translates to MLSATGPLSGKMVFLLRLLLILAVLAVWEMLARFKILDPFFMSQPTAILVDMKEAFFSGEIIPHIAVTLKEALAGLFFGTLTGVLTALILEKAETAARVLDPIIMALYGIPKLALGPIFILWFGLGIESKIFLAALMVYFLVLFNSYAGFRNVDQSLVNAVKLMGASNRQIMLKVVLPSSIPWMLAGIKAGLGAALLGAVVGEYIGANSGLGWMVEYAGGMYDIARVFTCIIVLMLLMAALNTALGMVEGRLLKWRPTVE, encoded by the coding sequence ATGCTTAGTGCGACGGGCCCCCTCTCCGGGAAAATGGTGTTTCTCCTCCGGCTGCTGCTCATCCTCGCGGTCCTGGCCGTCTGGGAGATGCTCGCCAGATTCAAGATTCTCGACCCTTTCTTCATGAGCCAGCCAACCGCCATCCTTGTCGATATGAAGGAGGCGTTTTTTTCCGGGGAAATCATTCCCCACATTGCCGTGACCTTGAAAGAGGCCTTGGCCGGGCTGTTTTTCGGAACGCTCACGGGGGTGCTCACGGCGCTTATTCTGGAAAAGGCGGAAACCGCAGCGCGGGTGTTGGACCCCATCATCATGGCTTTGTACGGAATTCCCAAGCTGGCGCTTGGTCCGATCTTCATCCTTTGGTTCGGTTTGGGGATTGAATCAAAGATATTTCTGGCCGCGCTCATGGTTTATTTTCTTGTCCTTTTCAACTCCTACGCCGGTTTCAGGAATGTTGACCAGAGTCTGGTCAACGCCGTCAAGCTTATGGGCGCAAGCAATAGGCAGATCATGCTGAAAGTGGTGTTGCCTTCTTCGATTCCCTGGATGCTGGCAGGCATCAAAGCGGGGTTGGGGGCTGCTCTGCTCGGAGCTGTTGTGGGTGAATACATCGGGGCCAATTCCGGGCTGGGCTGGATGGTGGAGTATGCCGGTGGGATGTATGACATTGCGCGAGTCTTTACATGCATCATAGTCCTTATGCTGCTCATGGCTGCGCTCAACACAGCTCTTGGAATGGTGGAAGGAAGGCTCCTCAAGTGGAGGCCGACGGTTGAATAA
- a CDS encoding ABC transporter substrate-binding protein yields MCIAKNFIKCSVGFVIVAMFISLSVNFGNATDAGSAASDGKSLQQIIVGQPGHDDYGIPLYLADKLGYFKEEGLAVQFMNFKSSPLSVASLLAGEIQFCLTSYDQALKTFEKGKILKIVLTTTEKHPWCLLARPEITSLKDLKGKTISAKMPGSGPRAFATSIVIHGGLDPNKDVTFVDLPETAILPAYINGDIDATVGSGIRKAEMLSRGAVVLADMNDPAQHKAILETDTFPLKVVLATDDYLKSNPEIAQKFVTAAYRAMQWEKAHSSAEIAEKVSEYFLGSVSQEVVDDIRRAFSHTGLVTAGGHKAIEKQSLSVGLINKPVPMESVVDMSYQEKAAAKQ; encoded by the coding sequence ATGTGCATCGCGAAGAATTTTATAAAATGTAGCGTTGGATTTGTGATAGTGGCCATGTTCATTTCTTTATCCGTAAATTTCGGGAATGCAACAGATGCTGGATCTGCCGCATCTGATGGAAAATCGTTGCAACAGATCATCGTGGGACAACCTGGGCATGACGATTACGGCATCCCACTCTATCTTGCCGACAAGCTTGGATATTTCAAGGAAGAGGGGCTTGCGGTACAGTTCATGAACTTCAAATCGAGTCCCTTGTCCGTCGCGTCTCTGCTGGCGGGTGAAATCCAATTCTGTCTCACCAGCTACGATCAGGCTTTGAAGACGTTCGAAAAGGGAAAAATACTGAAAATTGTGCTCACCACCACGGAGAAGCACCCCTGGTGCCTTCTGGCCCGGCCTGAGATCACGTCTCTCAAAGACCTGAAGGGGAAGACCATCTCAGCCAAAATGCCTGGCTCCGGCCCGCGTGCCTTTGCGACCAGCATTGTCATCCATGGCGGTCTCGACCCCAATAAGGACGTAACCTTTGTTGATCTGCCGGAAACAGCCATTCTTCCTGCCTATATCAATGGCGACATCGACGCCACGGTGGGTAGCGGCATCCGGAAAGCGGAAATGTTGAGCCGTGGGGCCGTGGTGCTCGCCGATATGAACGACCCCGCCCAGCATAAGGCCATTCTGGAGACGGACACGTTTCCGTTGAAGGTCGTCCTGGCTACGGACGACTATCTGAAGAGCAATCCGGAGATCGCTCAGAAGTTCGTCACTGCGGCGTATCGGGCCATGCAGTGGGAAAAGGCGCACAGCAGTGCGGAAATCGCCGAGAAGGTGTCGGAGTATTTCCTGGGCTCGGTGAGCCAGGAAGTGGTGGACGATATCCGGAGGGCTTTCAGCCACACCGGACTGGTCACCGCCGGGGGGCATAAGGCCATCGAGAAGCAATCTCTGAGCGTCGGGCTGATCAACAAGCCGGTTCCCATGGAGAGTGTCGTGGACATGTCCTATCAAGAAAAGGCTGCCGCAAAGCAGTAG
- a CDS encoding molybdopterin-containing oxidoreductase family protein, which yields MGDQFLRTICQFCHNNCGLLVRKSTSGHLLIHGDPEHPSNRGWCCPKAQANAEILLADDRLKRPLRKTRAGFQRISWDEALDYAADRLGEILAKHGPLSLARCTGAPVSYHSRDGFLQFMGEVGSPNLTGIGNLCMAPRMTAYRAVTGGARTEPDYDATNLAIFWGADPVGVKRFASYAAHGGMNRILPRLKERGVKIICIDPYFSATAQEADQWIRINPGTDTALGLAMIHVLVANEIYDKEFVAGYSVGLAELAGHVRDCTPEWAEGLTGIPAGVIDMLARTYAATKPAVIYEGNGLDMYANGVDAVRTIATLVCLAGNLDVPGGNVFMPFPHPAPLPTKALPINRRVWFDRFPLLPHVPFPAIKEAILGGEHNRPRAMIVHHGNPVLVQANEQRTRVALEKLDFLLVTELFPTATTELADLVLPMASAFECYGYRAYSSVAGGFFALARPIVEPVGDARPVFDVEYALASRMGLHRDYPFQDDRGWVDYMVKAHGVTVRRLEEEQIVFALPGVRYRKYTDSPCGTPSGKVEFFSRWFAQAGARPMPIYEEPAGESLSRDRCLEKGFPLRGTSRRPSQFVHTKFKTLDAITKSYPEPLVRMHPDDAVVRGVLEGEMVKVTSPQGTITVKARLSERTSPGLVWVDFGWGNPSDGKANINVLCNDGLFDPVSGGTPNRLFPCEVQKARVSEPKE from the coding sequence ATGGGTGACCAATTCCTGCGGACGATTTGTCAGTTCTGCCATAACAACTGCGGCCTGCTGGTACGCAAAAGTACTTCCGGACATCTGCTCATTCACGGTGATCCGGAGCATCCCTCGAACCGGGGGTGGTGTTGTCCAAAGGCGCAGGCCAATGCAGAGATCCTCCTCGCCGATGATCGCCTGAAGCGCCCATTGAGAAAAACGCGTGCAGGCTTCCAGCGGATATCCTGGGATGAAGCCCTGGACTATGCAGCGGACAGATTGGGCGAGATTCTCGCCAAGCATGGCCCGTTGAGTCTGGCGCGATGTACTGGAGCCCCGGTGTCCTACCATTCCCGTGACGGCTTCCTTCAATTCATGGGTGAGGTGGGATCGCCAAATCTAACGGGGATAGGCAATCTGTGCATGGCGCCCCGGATGACGGCCTATCGGGCTGTCACTGGCGGAGCGCGAACCGAGCCCGACTACGACGCCACGAATCTGGCCATCTTCTGGGGCGCAGACCCCGTGGGCGTGAAGCGTTTCGCTTCCTATGCGGCCCATGGCGGCATGAATCGTATTCTTCCCCGGCTCAAGGAACGGGGGGTGAAAATCATCTGCATTGATCCCTATTTCTCGGCAACGGCCCAGGAAGCCGACCAGTGGATACGCATCAACCCGGGCACGGACACCGCGCTGGGGTTGGCCATGATCCATGTGCTCGTGGCAAACGAAATCTACGATAAAGAGTTTGTGGCCGGGTATTCCGTTGGCTTGGCGGAACTCGCCGGGCATGTTCGGGATTGCACCCCCGAATGGGCCGAGGGACTGACGGGAATCCCGGCTGGTGTCATTGATATGCTTGCCAGAACGTATGCCGCAACCAAGCCTGCGGTTATCTATGAAGGCAATGGGTTGGACATGTACGCCAACGGGGTGGACGCGGTGCGCACCATCGCTACGTTGGTCTGTCTCGCCGGGAATCTGGACGTTCCCGGCGGGAACGTGTTCATGCCGTTTCCACATCCTGCGCCGCTTCCGACCAAAGCGTTGCCGATCAATCGGAGGGTGTGGTTTGATCGCTTTCCCCTTTTGCCGCATGTCCCCTTTCCGGCCATCAAGGAGGCCATCCTGGGCGGGGAACATAATCGTCCCAGGGCCATGATCGTTCATCACGGCAATCCCGTTCTGGTGCAAGCCAACGAGCAGCGGACCAGGGTGGCCCTGGAGAAACTGGATTTCCTGCTGGTCACCGAGTTGTTTCCCACAGCCACTACGGAACTCGCCGACCTGGTCCTGCCCATGGCCTCCGCATTTGAATGCTACGGATATCGCGCCTATTCGAGTGTCGCAGGAGGCTTTTTCGCACTGGCGCGTCCCATTGTGGAGCCTGTCGGAGATGCGAGGCCGGTTTTCGATGTCGAATATGCGTTGGCCAGTCGAATGGGACTGCACCGGGACTATCCATTTCAGGACGATCGCGGATGGGTTGATTACATGGTCAAGGCCCATGGCGTGACCGTACGACGCCTGGAAGAGGAACAGATTGTCTTCGCCCTTCCGGGAGTTCGCTACCGGAAATACACGGACAGCCCTTGCGGCACGCCGTCAGGGAAGGTTGAATTTTTCTCCCGTTGGTTTGCGCAGGCGGGAGCTCGGCCCATGCCGATATATGAAGAGCCAGCCGGGGAATCCTTGTCGCGGGACCGGTGTCTTGAAAAGGGATTTCCCTTGCGCGGCACGAGTCGGCGACCCTCGCAGTTCGTGCATACCAAGTTCAAAACTCTCGATGCGATAACCAAATCCTATCCCGAGCCGCTGGTACGCATGCATCCGGATGACGCAGTGGTCCGTGGCGTCCTAGAGGGGGAGATGGTGAAAGTGACATCGCCCCAGGGAACCATAACGGTCAAGGCCAGGCTCAGCGAACGGACTTCTCCCGGGTTGGTGTGGGTTGATTTCGGTTGGGGAAATCCGTCAGATGGAAAAGCCAATATCAATGTTCTTTGTAATGACGGATTGTTTGACCCTGTCTCCGGAGGCACGCCCAACCGCCTTTTCCCTTGCGAGGTACAGAAAGCTCGTGTGAGCGAGCCGAAGGAGTGA
- a CDS encoding flavodoxin, whose protein sequence is MAKALVVFGSTTGNTESVAGYVAKTLEGEGMSVDVKNVSGVQAAGLADGYDLVVFGSSTWGDDDIELQEDFQPFFEELDKANLSGKKVAVFGCGDSSYTHFCGAVDAIEEKVGQLGADVVAASLKIDGSPEKDEAVAWARDVFKNAA, encoded by the coding sequence ATGGCCAAGGCGCTTGTGGTTTTCGGTTCCACGACAGGCAATACCGAATCCGTGGCTGGGTATGTGGCCAAAACCCTTGAGGGGGAAGGCATGTCCGTGGACGTGAAAAACGTGTCCGGCGTGCAGGCGGCCGGTCTGGCCGACGGCTACGATCTGGTTGTCTTCGGCAGTTCCACCTGGGGAGACGACGACATTGAGTTGCAGGAGGATTTCCAGCCCTTTTTCGAGGAACTGGACAAGGCCAACCTTTCGGGAAAAAAGGTGGCGGTATTTGGCTGCGGCGATTCCAGCTACACCCATTTCTGCGGGGCCGTGGACGCCATCGAGGAGAAGGTGGGGCAGCTTGGGGCCGATGTGGTGGCGGCGTCGCTGAAGATCGACGGCAGCCCGGAAAAGGACGAGGCCGTGGCCTGGGCCAGGGACGTTTTCAAAAACGCGGCATAA
- a CDS encoding (Fe-S)-binding protein, translating into MSEPAIHLEGRRKGSLIGDMAALLPQGGNLGMCLTCGACTSGCPATGMEGMDPRRLLRMAVMGLDEEIRSTPWVWMCTMCFRCMHACPMQVNIPMLVYELRAGWPRDRKPKGIIGSCDQGLRTQGASAVGISTEDFHFVVEDVLEEVRESQPRFKDLKAPIDKQGAFFFVNQNSREPVKEPEEMVPLWKILHLAGADWTYGTTGWGAENYCMFAAEDDHWRAVLEKQVAGVKKLGCSSWINIECGHSFYSIWAGLKRFNIDSGVDFDHIVNWYARWIREGKLRPNSDWNKDLGLRFTVQDPCMAVRKSMGDAFADELRFVVKACVGEENFVDMFPNKSNNYCCGGGGGFLQSGYKDARLNYGRVKAGQILATKADYVITPCHNCHAQIEELSEHYHGAWRTVHLWTMLCLSLGVLGENERIYLGPELAEVALP; encoded by the coding sequence ATGAGCGAACCGGCGATCCATCTCGAAGGCAGGCGGAAAGGGTCATTGATCGGCGACATGGCTGCGTTGCTGCCGCAGGGGGGGAACTTGGGCATGTGCCTCACCTGCGGCGCGTGTACGAGCGGGTGTCCCGCCACGGGCATGGAGGGCATGGACCCGCGCAGGCTGCTGCGCATGGCCGTGATGGGGCTGGACGAGGAGATCAGATCCACACCCTGGGTCTGGATGTGCACCATGTGTTTTCGCTGCATGCACGCCTGCCCCATGCAGGTGAACATCCCCATGCTGGTGTACGAGTTGCGGGCCGGCTGGCCCCGTGATCGGAAGCCCAAAGGGATCATCGGTTCCTGCGACCAGGGATTGCGTACTCAGGGCGCGAGCGCGGTAGGCATCTCCACCGAGGATTTTCATTTCGTCGTCGAGGATGTCTTGGAGGAGGTCCGCGAGTCGCAACCCCGCTTCAAGGATCTGAAAGCTCCCATCGACAAGCAGGGGGCGTTTTTTTTCGTCAACCAGAATTCCCGGGAGCCGGTCAAGGAGCCTGAGGAAATGGTTCCGCTTTGGAAGATACTGCATCTGGCCGGAGCGGATTGGACCTACGGCACGACGGGCTGGGGGGCTGAGAATTATTGCATGTTCGCGGCGGAGGACGATCATTGGCGCGCGGTGCTCGAAAAGCAGGTGGCGGGAGTCAAGAAACTGGGCTGCTCATCATGGATAAATATCGAATGCGGCCATTCCTTTTATTCCATCTGGGCCGGATTGAAGCGATTCAACATCGACAGCGGCGTCGATTTCGATCATATCGTGAACTGGTACGCCCGCTGGATTCGCGAGGGCAAGCTGCGCCCAAACTCGGACTGGAACAAGGATCTCGGGTTACGTTTTACGGTTCAGGATCCATGCATGGCTGTCAGAAAATCCATGGGCGACGCCTTCGCCGACGAGCTGCGATTTGTCGTCAAGGCCTGTGTGGGCGAAGAGAATTTCGTGGATATGTTTCCCAACAAATCCAATAACTATTGCTGCGGTGGCGGAGGCGGATTCCTGCAGTCGGGATATAAGGATGCACGTTTGAATTACGGCAGGGTCAAGGCCGGGCAGATTCTGGCGACGAAGGCGGATTATGTCATCACCCCCTGTCACAATTGTCATGCCCAAATCGAGGAACTTTCCGAGCATTATCACGGCGCATGGCGCACCGTGCACCTGTGGACCATGCTCTGCCTGAGCCTGGGCGTGCTTGGCGAAAACGAACGCATCTATCTCGGCCCGGAATTGGCCGAGGTGGCGTTGCCCTAA